TAATGAATCCTGATATGGTTTCTAAAATGACAATTGACACACAACCAAAGGTTTGTGATGATGGTGTTATATTTATAAGTAAAGAAATATTTAACAAAGTTGGTGGTTATCAAGATTGGAAATGTGCTGCTGATTCAGATTTATTAAAAAGATTAAGCAATGTTACAAAAATAAACAGAATAGAAAGATTGTATTTTAGGAGAGAACACGAAAAACAATTAACAAAAATGCCAGAAACAAAGCATGGTTCCGAATTAAGAAGAACATATACAAAAATTATGAATGAAAATAAAAACATTAAAATCGAGGCTAAAAAGAACGAAATCAAGAAAATTGAAGAAATGGATGAATTAGATGTTAAGATTTTAGGAATGCTTGAAGATATGGAGAAGAGAGAACTTAAAGATAAAATTGAGAGACTCGAAGAAAGAATAAATATTATAGATAATCGTTTAAAATATATCGAAACAAATAAATCAACTGAAGACAAATTACCATTATCAATAATAATAACAGCATATCAGACAGAAAACTATATAGAAGAATGTTTGGATTCTATTGAAAATCAAACATATTTTAACAATAATAATAATTATGAAATTCTTATAGGTGTTGATAATTGTGCAAAAACTTTGAAAAAACTGGAAGAAATTAAATCAAAATATAGGAATATAAAGATATATATGATGGATTCAAATAAAGGTACATATATCACATCCAATACACTATTAAATTTGGTAAAATATGACAACATATTAAGATTTGATAGTGATGATATTATGGATTTAGATATGATCAAAGAAGTAATGTATTTTGCTAAATATTATGATGTTATAAGAATAAAGTGTGTTGATTTTTTTATAAAAGATAATAAAAAAATTTATACTTTATTCAAAAGATTTGCCGCTGGTGTTATTTTTTATAAAAAACCAATTATAGAATTAGTAGGTGCCTATGAGCCTTGGATATGTGCTGCTGATAGTGATTTAATAGAGAGAATTAATAAAATATCAACATCCTATTTTTTAGACAAAGTATTATTTTACAGAAGAGTTCATCAAAATAGTTTATCTACAAGAGATGAAACAAAGAATAATTCACAAATTAGAAATATGTATCATTCTAAAATGATTGAAAACAAAAATAATAATATTATTAATGTTGAAAGAATAACAAATTCATTTAAAGAAATTATAAAAATAAAACACTTGGTTGTAACAAGATTAGCAATTAAGTGGAGATTTAATGAAACAAATTTATCTTGGGATGATTGGTTAAAGAATAGTATTTACTTGATGAATAGATATTGCAGACCATCATTAAAAAATCAAAGTAATCAAGATTTTACACTATTATCAATAGTAGATAAAAGTGTAACATATTATGGTGATGTACTGGAAAATGAAATTATATTGAAAGTGCCAGAAATTAAAAAAGGAATCGATATTAAAAAAGTAATAATAAATTCAATAAATAAATATATTTATACTCTTAAAGGTTACGATTATGTTATAATAACAAGATTAGATCGAGATGATTGTCTTGCACACGATTTTGTTGATAATATAAGAAATAATTTTTCATATATCGAAGAATATATTGATATTAATTATTCTTATATTTATGATACTAAAACGGATATTTTTTATAAATCTGAAAAATATAAAAAAATGATTTCACCTTTTGTCTCAACTTATGAAAAAATCAATAATGGTAAAATAAATTGTTATCCTTTTTTAGTAGACCATACTAAAGTTGGAAAAATGTTAAATGGTAAAAAATGCGATAAACTACAATGTATTCAAGTAATACATGATTATAATTTAAAAAATAAAGTATATGGTATAATAACCGATATAAATAAAAAAGATTTTGGTATATAGAAATGGAAAATATAAATAAATTGAAAAAATGTGTATTTACAATAATTATCAATGATTATTACAATATTTATGACAATCATTTTAAGACAGAAGATTGGGATTATTTTTGCATAACTGATGACAAACAAATGAAATCATCGTTTTGGGAAATGATTTATGTAGAAAATGAAAGCAAAACAGCTATAGAACATGCAAAAATTTCCAAATTTTACAAAACTAATTATGACATCTTTTTTAAAGATTATGACTTGATATTGTATGTAGATGGACGAATTGCTATAAATTGTGATCTTAATGACTATGCAAAAAATATTGATAATAATGATATTTTTTTCATGAAACACAAAGCAAAGAGTATAAAAGAACATTATAATACTATTCTTAATAATAAATATGAAACTGAAGAAATGATTAATATAATAAAGAATATAAAATAAAAGAATTCTCCAACGAAAAATTTCAAGAATTTCTTTTACACCATCAAAAGAAAAAATTGAAATTGTTTTTGATTCTCCAACTGGTGAGCATAAAAGGTAATTTATTAACAATCATATACAAACTATAATCATATTTTTGCTGGTAATTAGAAATATTATTAAAACTACAATTTGTATTTTTTAAAATCTATCGAACTGTCAAAAACTTCGATAAAGTTTTCAAAATCTGTAATTACGCTTTCTTGATATTTTGCTTGTCTCCAAGCTAATGGATTTTTTGAATCCCATGCGGTTAAGTCGGAACCAAATCCTTTTCCAAAACCTTTCTTTTTAAGTTCTTGTTTATCTTTCTAATTTAACAAATGAGGATTTACTTCATCTTGCCAATGCTTTTTTGGACCGCCTTTATATTCTTTTAAAGGAATAAATTCAACTTTAGCATCTCTTCTCCACCAATAATCATCACGCATTTCTAATTCTTCATCTACTAAAACTTCTACTTTACATTCATCGTCATTCCATATGTCTTTGTTTAAATAAGTTTCAATAGCATTTACAACATCATGAAGTTCTTTATTATCTTTTGGAAATTTCCAAAATGTAATTAATTTATATTTTGGAAAATATCTACCAGCTAAATCTCCTCTACCTGCATGTTTTTCATACTCTACTATTTTTTCAATAGGAACATCTGGATATTGATCATGAAATTCTTTTAAACTTTCTTTATTATTTATATCTGGTATTGGTAGATTATACCATCCTTTTTCTTTTAACCAATCATATAAACAGTCTATATGTGTGTAATTAACACAAAAATCACCATTGTAAAAACCAAATGCAAAACCTTCATTAAAGTGAAAATCTACATAATTACCATCTTTTGTTTGAAAATTTTGAACATAATTTGGATTTTCAAATAATTTAAATGATTTCACATTGTTTAACTTTCTTAATATTTTATTTCCATATAATTTTCCCATTTATTTTACAATTTTGTTTTAACCATTCTATATCTTTTTCAGTTAAATTATTATTATAACAATAAAAATTACCTTCAACCATTTCTGGAGCACCTTTTAATGAAGTTAATTGATTATTATAACAATAAAAACCACCTTCAACTATTTCTGGAGCACCTTTTAATGAAATTAATTTATTATCAGAACAAATAAAATCACCTTCAACTATTTTTGGAGCACCTTCCAATGAAGTTAATTGATTATCAGAACAATCAAAATAACCTTCAACCTTTTCTGGAGCACCTTCCAATGAAGTTAATTTATTATTATCACAATAAAAATCACCTTCAACTATTTCTGGGGCACCTTCTAATGAAGTTAATTGATTATCATAACAATAAAAATCACCTTTAACTATTTCTGGTGCACCTTTTAATGAAGTTAATTGATTATAAGAACAAATAAAATCACCTTCAACCTTTTCTGGAGCACCTTCCAATGAAGTTAATTTATTATTATCACAATAAAAATCACCTTCAACTATTTCTGGGGCACCTTCTAATGAAGTTAATTGATTAAAAGAACAATTAAAATTACCTTCAACCTTTTCTGGTGCACCTTCTAATAAAATTAATTGATTATAAGAACAATCAAAATTGCCTTCAACCATTTCTGGTGCACCTTCTAATGAAGTTAATTGATTATAAGAACAATCAAAATAACCTTCAACTTTTTCTGGGGTACCTTCTAATGAAGTTAATTGATTAAAAGAACAATTAAAATAACCTTCAACCTTTTCTGGGGCACCTTCTAATGAAGTTAATTGATTATAAGAACAATCAAAATCGCCTTCAACTATTTTTGGTGAACCTAATAGTGTGTTTTTTCCCCATTTAATAGAATCATTAAAATATTTTTTATATTCTTTATTATAATTATTTAACAACCAATATTTTATATCTTCATTTTCATTTAAAAATGTTTTTAGATCAACTTTTTTATCGAATTTATCCATGAATTGTTTTGATCTTAAATGAAGTTGGTATTTTTCTTTTGAATCTGTTTTAGAAATGAATATAAGTAATTCTCTTCCAGGTTTATGATATTTTTTATACCATTTAGAGGTTTTTTCTGTGGCTGTACACCATTCAGTTCCTTTACCAAGAATGCATGAATCTTCATATGTTCTAGGAATATATAAATTAAAATTTTTAAACTCCTTTACAAAAATTTTATCTTTTATCTCACTTCTGCTTAAAATTTCTTCACTTTCTTTAAAAGGTTCTATAGTTTTTGCTAATTCACCCAGAGAATCATATAAATTTATATCTCTTTTATTGAGAGGTAATTTATTTCTAACAGATTGTCTATTAAATATATCCAAATAGTCTTTTACTTTATAAAGGTCTTCTAATTTTAATTTATTTGATTTATAAAGGTTTAAAAGCCACTTACAATATTTACCGAAATAAAGATTTCCATCTATCCAAGATGTTGGATCTGATGAAATAATTTCTTTAAATATTTTGTAATCAATGTTTTTATAATATTTATTATAAATTACATCTATGTTTTCTTTTCGAATGATTTTTTCTAAATGAAATTGTTATAATTTTTCATATTGTCTTTTTTGTTAAATTATTATAACAATAAATATTTTTTAATTAAATGTTAATAAATATTTTAATTTTTGTAATAATGCTATAACTTCATCTATTAATGCAGAGATTTCTCGATCATCTTTAAATATATTATCTTGGTAAACTTTAAATATCTCAATACATTGGTCAGCAAAACCATAAGAATCTAACTCTTGAAGATTTCTTAATGGTATATATGTGTCTATATTTATCATAATTCTACCATATTTACCTTGAATAACTTCCATTATATTGTCAGCTATTTCTTTAAATTCTTCATTAAATTCATCAAAAACATTATGATGACCCATTTTTGGTGTTTGCCAATGAAACATTTGAATTTGTGCCAATACGTGCAATATTTTTATTGCAATTTCTGATTTCTCAGTGTCAGCAAAAATTCCAAAGTTTTCATATATTTTAAATTTTGTTATCATAATTTTTTACATATTATTTTTTGTGCAAAAGCATAAGTATCATTATCCTTTTTAGTCAACGATGCGTTTGCAATATCGTTCCAATTTTTAGAAATTTCCATTTCATGATTTAAAGATTCTTTGTAAGAATTTTTTACTTCATTACAAGCTGGTGTTACTACTTTACAATTTTTATAAAAAAGATATTGCCCTATATATTTGTGAAGATTCAAGTTCATTCTTTATTTGTTCATTAAGCATTTTTAATATTTTATCTGATAGTCTTGCTTTGTTCTTTATATCAGAGAATGATTTGAACATTTTAATTCTTTTTATTGTTTTATTTATTTTTTATTGTATGTAAATTGTTCAAATGTTTTAATTTTTTGGTTTTTGCCAATTTGGCATTTTTCACAAACACCAGATTCTAATTCAAAGAAATACCTAAGTTGTCTGCCACATAATGCACATTTCTTTTCGTCTTTAAATAATGAAATATCCTTTTTCTTTTTCATAAATATTTTTTTTTTTATATTACTATATATAAAACTTTTATCTTCATTATTTTTATATTTTTACTTTATTTTTTTTTGGCAATGGACTTACCGATTGAAGTATTTTCCCAATGATAGATACAATTTTTATTGTTCTTAATAAGATGTAGAGAAAGTTTTAAAGACATAAAATATCATTTTGTAATAATTTTAATGATAAAAAATTATCTATAATTTAATTTTTTTTAATTCATATATTTTTTATAATTTTGTAATTAAATTTTAAGAACATTTGGTTGCAATTATTTTTAATAATTATAAACGTATTTATGAAAAATGACAAACTGGGCGATCGTATGAAGATGTACGAAAGCCAAACAACAAAATACAGACTAATTCCTCTTCTACCAGTAATGGCAAGACTTGATGGAAAAGGTTTTTCAAAATTTACAAAAGGTCTAAAAAGACCATATGATGAAAGATTATCAAAACTGATGGTTGAAACAACTAAGTATCTTGTTGCAGAAACAAATGCTAATTGTGGATACACTCAGTCTGATGAAATCACACTTTGTTGGTACAATAATGACATAAAATCTCAATCATATTTTAATGGTAAAGTCTTCAAAATTCTGACCGAATTATCATCAATGTGTTCAGTATTTTTCAATGAAAAACTATCTGAATATCTACCTGAAAAAGTCGGTAAGAGACCTCGTTTCGATTGTAGAGTTTGGAATGTACCAACTCTTGATGAAGCAGTAAACACATTCCTATGGAGAGAATTTGATGCAACTAAGAATTCTATTTCTATGGCTGCACAATCAGTTTACTCACACAATCAACTTGAAGGTAAGAACGGTTCTGAAAAACAGGAAATGCTTTTCCAGAAAGGCATCAAATGGAACGACTATCCTTCATTCTTCAAACGTGGAACTTATGTTCAACGTAAAGTAAGAACTGGAAAACTTACAATCGAAGAACTGGAAAAACTTCCACCAAAGCACAATGCTAGGAAGAATCCAGACCTTGTAATTGAAAGAAAATATGTGGAAACTCTTGACCTTCCACCTCTTTCAAAAGTAGTATACAGTACCAGCACTGATATGCTCAGTGATTTATGGTCTGATTATGTATTGGTTTGATATAACGACACCATTAACAGATGGTCTGTTCTTTTTTATTGGATATATGACAAGTTCATATTTCATTACAAAAATAAAGAGTAACCCAGACAAAAAGAAAGCAGATAAGAATATGATAGTTTATTCACTTTCAGTTTTGTCTGTATGCGTTCTTATATTAGTTTTAATATCAATTCTTTAATAAAAAAAAAAAATAATGAAAGCAACAAAAATTAAAATGTTTGATGGATCTTTTGGAATCATTATTGAAAATGAAAATTTTAAATCATTGATACATCCAAAATATAATTATAGATTTAGAAAGTCTGATGGTCTTTTTGTTCGTTGGGGTGCAACAAAAAAAGATGATGGTGATATGACACTTGGACTTCCTGAAATTTGTGATATGGAAATATCTACAATTTGTAATGGTGTAAAAGGTATTGGTCCGTGTAAATTCTGTTACAAAGGTAATACAGGAAAAGGTAAAAATATGTCTTTTGAGACATTCAAAAAAGTGTTTCATAATCTTCCACCAACTATTACTCAGATTGCTTTTGGTATCGGTGATATTGATAGTAATCCTGATATGTGGAAGATTTTTGATTATGCAAAATCTAATGGTGTAACACCTAACGTAACTATTAATGGTGGTCGTATGACACCAGAATTATTTGACAGACTTGCTTCTACTTGCGGTGCTGTTGCAGTTAGTCTTTATGATAAAGATTTAACCTATAATGCAATTCATGAACTTACTAACAGAGGTATGAAACAAGTCAATATTCATTTTATGATTTCAAACGAAACATATGATAGAGCTATTGAACTTATGAATGATAAAATGTCAGACCCAAGACTTTCAAAACTTAATGCTATTGTTTTTCTTTCCCTTAAACTTAAAGGTAGAGCAATAGGTCATTATACTCAACTTTCACAAGAAAAATTCAAAGAATTGACAGATTATGCACTTAATAATAATATCCCTATGGGATTTGATTCATGTTCAGCGCCCAAGTTTGTAAAATCTATCAAAAATAGAGAAAATGCAACTCAACTTGAAATGTTTGCAGAACCTTGTGAAAGTTCAATTTATAGTTGTTATATATCTTCCGATGCAAAATATTACCCATGCAGTTTTTCTGAAGGTGTTAATGGTTGGGAAGAAGGTATTGATGTATCTGTTGAAAATTTAGATTTTCTTCAGGATGTATGGTATTCAAATAAAGTTAAAGAGTTTTCTGATAGTGTTATTAATTGTAGAAAAAAATGCAAAGCTTGTCCAATTTATGATATTTAATTTTGATTGAACAAATAGATGAGATTAAAAAAAATAAATAAAAATGTATATAATTTCTCCAATAAGATAGACAAAAAAAAATAAATTTTGTAGAAGTAAATGAAAATTAAATTAACAGACTTTAGTAAAAGACATTTTGATAAAAATTTTGGTGGAACTAAAATTCTAAATATGACACCAGAAGAATTTGAAAAATCAATTGATGTATTAAATTATATTGATTTTAAAAATTGTGAAAAAGGAAAAAATATTTCAAATTTAGATAATACTCAAATATTTGTACATGATGGTTATGCATCATTTTGTAAACTTGTTGCTATTACAAATTTTACAGATGCAAAGGTTGGTTCACTTCCTATTACACTTGAAAATTATCAATATTTAAGAAGTGGTTATTCTGCACGTAGAGATAATGAATTACCAGTTTTTTCGAGATGGCTAGAATTACCACTTGGTAAACCTAAAGCAGAATGGTTGATTCTAATTCTTTATTCTTATGAACAACTTCACAAGGAACATTCAGAAAATCCTAATAATGATGGAATACCTTTCTTATTCGATGGAGAATGGGGTATTGTGGCTATTCTTGGTCAAAGTCATCCAAACGAAGAACCAATGAAACCTGAAACTATGATTAGAAATGCTCTTGGTATTTCTGAAGGTGGTTCTGGTGTGCCTCTCGATAGAGAAAAATATTTAAAAAGTGTAGATTTTTGGGATAAAAACGCAACAGTAAAGTAATGAAAGTATTTATTTATACGGACGGTGCTTGTTCTTGCAACCCAGGTGTTGGTGGTTATGGTACGATATTAGTTTGTGGTGATTTAAGAAAAGAATTATCACAAGGATATAAATTAACTACGAATAACAGAATGGAATTACTCGCAGTTATTGCAGGTCTTGAAGCACTCAAAAAAGATAATTTAGAATTGGAAATCATTTCCGACTCTAAATATGTTATCGATTCTGTTAATAAAGGTTGGGTATTCAATTGGGAGAAAAATAATTTTAAAAACCGAAAAAATTCAGACCTATGGAAAAGATTTCTAGTTCTTTATAGAAAACACAAAGTCAAAATGGTTTGGATAAAAGGACATAATTCACATCCTGAAAACGAAAAATGTGATAAATTAGCAGTAAACGCTTATAAACAAATAAATTTATTAAAAGACGAAGGTTATGAAATATATTTAAATGAAAAGTAAAGGAAAATATAGAATTCCTTAAGTGATAGTTACTACAAACAGAATAAAATATTATAATGAAATGATGGTTTTGAGAAAGATTGGAGAAAATGGAATTAAAAATTTAGGAATGAATTGGTAATAACCAATTTAAAAAATATAATTTTTTTATTTAATATTAATTCCATAATTTTGTATTATAAACAGAAAATTGTATGAAATATCAAGAACTAAAGAAATTTGACCTCAATTCAATTAAAAACCAAGAAGAAGCCATTAAATGGAAAGACGCTGTCATGTCTTCAGAAAAAGAAGACATATTAAAATATATTAATTTCCTTCGTTGGCAACAATTTAATCAATCAGATATTAAGTACATGAACAGAATTGTTAAATTTTTGTCATTTGATGAACTTATTGATTTTGAGAGAGAAAATTCAAATATAATCACAGGTGATACAGAAGATTTAATATTGCTTGTTGAAACTCCAAAAGAAGAAAAATTAGCAAATCCAGTATATATTGACGGTAAAGAATATTCTGTTAAGAGTGTTCTTGAAGATGATTTTGAATCAATTATGATAGTTTCTGATAGAGAAGGCAAACTATATAAATTTGGTTTCATTGTTCTTACAAAACTTCAAGGTTTGGAACTATATGCGTATGAACTTTTTGAAGAAAGTCAAGAATACTACAAGCAGATAATTGACGCTAAAGTAGGCACAAAAATCAACATATATTGTGATATTGTTGGTGAAAAACAAATTACTAAGACTTTTAAAAAGTCAGACCTTTTGATTGAAGAAAAGAATTTTATATTGGCTACAAAAACTAATAAAGGTATTATGTCGCCAGTTACAAAAGAAGGTACTTATTCAATTCTCAAAAAAGAAGAAGTAATTTCTGCTGACGGTATTTCAGAAGATAGAATTGCAAATGAAATTTCAAGATTCCAGCAAGAAATCGCTAATAAACTTGGTTTCAAACAAAGTGATATTCATATTGCAACTCAAAGTGCTATAAACACAAATAAACAAAAAGAAAAGACTGCAGAAGACTTTGCAGATGATTTTAAATTTTCAAAGAAATATTTCTTCTC
This Ignavibacteria bacterium DNA region includes the following protein-coding sequences:
- the rnhA gene encoding ribonuclease HI, whose amino-acid sequence is MKVFIYTDGACSCNPGVGGYGTILVCGDLRKELSQGYKLTTNNRMELLAVIAGLEALKKDNLELEIISDSKYVIDSVNKGWVFNWEKNNFKNRKNSDLWKRFLVLYRKHKVKMVWIKGHNSHPENEKCDKLAVNAYKQINLLKDEGYEIYLNEK
- a CDS encoding DUF3228 family protein — protein: MKIKLTDFSKRHFDKNFGGTKILNMTPEEFEKSIDVLNYIDFKNCEKGKNISNLDNTQIFVHDGYASFCKLVAITNFTDAKVGSLPITLENYQYLRSGYSARRDNELPVFSRWLELPLGKPKAEWLILILYSYEQLHKEHSENPNNDGIPFLFDGEWGIVAILGQSHPNEEPMKPETMIRNALGISEGGSGVPLDREKYLKSVDFWDKNATVK
- a CDS encoding radical SAM protein → MKATKIKMFDGSFGIIIENENFKSLIHPKYNYRFRKSDGLFVRWGATKKDDGDMTLGLPEICDMEISTICNGVKGIGPCKFCYKGNTGKGKNMSFETFKKVFHNLPPTITQIAFGIGDIDSNPDMWKIFDYAKSNGVTPNVTINGGRMTPELFDRLASTCGAVAVSLYDKDLTYNAIHELTNRGMKQVNIHFMISNETYDRAIELMNDKMSDPRLSKLNAIVFLSLKLKGRAIGHYTQLSQEKFKELTDYALNNNIPMGFDSCSAPKFVKSIKNRENATQLEMFAEPCESSIYSCYISSDAKYYPCSFSEGVNGWEEGIDVSVENLDFLQDVWYSNKVKEFSDSVINCRKKCKACPIYDI
- a CDS encoding glycosyltransferase is translated as MNYLLNENFDNLQGWKLYKSAVSPDYKNSSNYSLKFITNGSYAITPLLTTPQNIQLHYKLSTHQTWGTDKWGNPSFNPVDQLFLYYSKDLVVWTKINCGGPDGGIFPSKDIPEHEIKYFYKSNKVNISLYENIYLKLERVNKNGGKVSEDFYIDDIIIENKIKSFKTNVVISAYDAAEFIEECLDSIKSQTHPVNKILLGIDGCPKTLEKVKNISWKYDNLEIYNAEKKNKGKYVTINSLIDLVPNDEYFITFDADDVMNPDMVSKMTIDTQPKVCDDGVIFISKEIFNKVGGYQDWKCAADSDLLKRLSNVTKINRIERLYFRREHEKQLTKMPETKHGSELRRTYTKIMNENKNIKIEAKKNEIKKIEEMDELDVKILGMLEDMEKRELKDKIERLEERINIIDNRLKYIETNKSTEDKLPLSIIITAYQTENYIEECLDSIENQTYFNNNNNYEILIGVDNCAKTLKKLEEIKSKYRNIKIYMMDSNKGTYITSNTLLNLVKYDNILRFDSDDIMDLDMIKEVMYFAKYYDVIRIKCVDFFIKDNKKIYTLFKRFAAGVIFYKKPIIELVGAYEPWICAADSDLIERINKISTSYFLDKVLFYRRVHQNSLSTRDETKNNSQIRNMYHSKMIENKNNNIINVERITNSFKEIIKIKHLVVTRLAIKWRFNETNLSWDDWLKNSIYLMNRYCRPSLKNQSNQDFTLLSIVDKSVTYYGDVLENEIILKVPEIKKGIDIKKVIINSINKYIYTLKGYDYVIITRLDRDDCLAHDFVDNIRNNFSYIEEYIDINYSYIYDTKTDIFYKSEKYKKMISPFVSTYEKINNGKINCYPFLVDHTKVGKMLNGKKCDKLQCIQVIHDYNLKNKVYGIITDINKKDFGI